CGCGGGCTGCTCGAAGCGCACGGCGGAAAAGGGCACGCCCCACTTCTCGGCGAACTTCTCACCCTGGATGGTGGGCTTGCCCGACTCATCCACGCACATGCGCTGAGGTGGACCCACCTGGGTTTCGGTCTGGTCGGGCTGGGAGACGGGGAGGCCCGCCCCACGCCAGGCCAGCTTGCGGGGCGAGTAGAACACCTCAAGGGCCGAGGTGGCCAGGCCCTGGCCGTTGGCCCAGGCGGTGAAGGCGGTGGTGAAGTCGCGGGTGAGCGGCTCCAGGAATCGCGCCGGAATCTCTTCGCAGTGCAATTCCAAAAGGAAGGTCTGAGTGGCGCTCACTTCACACCTCCCTGCAGCTTGCTTTTTGAATCTGTGCCATCTGTGGAGTCTGTGGATGATCCTTCCTCGTGTTCCAGGTACGCCTTCGCGCAAGCGCAGGCCAGGTCGCGCACGCGCTTGATGATGCCGGGGCGCTCGGTGGTGCTCACGGCGCCGCGGGCATCCAGCACGTTGAAGGTGTGGCTCATCTTGAGGGCCTGCTCGTAGGCGCTGAGGAAGTGACCGTGGTCCTTGAGCAGGCGCCAGCCTTCCTTCTCGAAGGCCTCGAAGAGGGTGCGGTGGAGGTCCAGGTCCGCGTGCTCGAAGCTGTAGGCGCTCAGCTCGAACTCCTCGCGCTGGCGCATCTGGCCGTAGGTGACGGGGAAGACGCCGTCGTCCGTTTTCACCTCGCCATGCACCAGGTCGAAGATGTTGTCGTAGCCGCCCAGGAACATGCAGATGCGCTCAATGCCGTAGGTCAGCTCGGCGCTCACAGGGCGGCAGTCCAGGCCACCCACCTGCTGGAAGTAGGTGAACTGGCTGATCTCCATGCCATCCAGCACCACCTGCCAGCCCACGCCCCAGGCGCCCAGCGACGGGGATTCCCAGTTGTCCTCCTCGAAGCGCAGGTCGTGCTTGGAGAGGTCGATGCCCAGGGCTTCGAGGCTCTCGATGTACATGTCCTGCACCTTGGCGGGGCTGGGCTTGAGGATCACCTGGAACTGCAGGTGCTTGTAGACGCGGAAGGGGTTCTCGCCGTAGCGGCCGTCCGCCGGGCGGCGGGAAGGCTCCACGTAGGCCACGTTCCAGGGCTTGGCGCCCAGGGCGCCGAAGAAGGTGAGCGGATTCATGGTGCCCGCGCCCTTTTCCAGATCGTAGGGCTGGCCAACGAGGCAGCCCCGGTCGGCCCAGAACCGCTGCAGGCGGAGGATGAGTTCCTGGATATGCATGGGGGCTCGCCAAAACGAGTATTCTAGCGGGTTTTCAGGGCTTTGATAAGCTGAGGACATGCAGATACGGCCTGCCCTTCCCACGGATGCCCAGGAGCTGGCGCTGCTGGGTGAGCGCCTCTGGCGCGAGACATACACCGGGCTCATCCCCGCCTCCAACCTGGAACTTCACCTGGCCGCCACCTTCGGCCCGGCCCAGCAGGCCGTGGAATTGGCGGAGCCGATCAACCTCACCTTGGCCCTTGAGGTCGATGGAAGGCTCCTGGGCTATGCCCTGCTCCGGGCTCACGGACCTGAACCCGATCATCCGGGCTGCTCCTTCTCCCGGCCCCTGGAGGTGGCCCGTTTCTACGTCGACAAGTCCCTGCATGGCAGTGGGGCTGCCGCGCAGCTCATGGCCGCAGTGTTCGCCCATGCCGCCACCGCAGGCCACGACGGCGTGTGGCTGCAGGTCTGGGAGCAGAACCCCCGGGCCATCCGCTTCTATGCCAAGGCGGGCTTCCTCGATGCCGGGGATGCCACCTACCGCATTGGCAAGCAGGTGGACCGGGATCGCCTGCTGGTGCACGCCCTGATGGTGCGGGAGCTCTGACCAGCGGAGATCAGGCCTTGATCACGTGCGTGTCGGCGAAGAGGTCGTGCAGGCAGCGGCGGGTGGGCTGGAAGATGAACACCACGTCCAGCAGGTGGATGAGCCCCCCGCTGCCCTGCACTTTCAGCACCAGCTGCACCACGGCGGCCACCACCGCAAAGGGGAGCCAGCGGAGGAAGAAGACCCGCCAAATGCTGGGGGTGCTGCCATCGCTGGTGATCATGCGGATGCCCAGCACCTTCTTGCCGATGGTTTGGCCGTGGCCCGCCAGCAGCACGATCTGGGTGATCAGCACGCCCAGGGCAACGACGGCGGCCACCACCAGCACGCCCAACAGGGCGCCCAGTTTCCCACCCAGCAAGGCAACGGGCAGCAGGACGGCCACGGCCCCCACGGGCGCGAAGGACACCAGCCCATCGATGAGGGCAGCGCCAAGGCGGCTCAGGCGGGTCGCCGCCTCGACGTCATAGGTCTGTTGATCGGAATGGGGGTCCATGGCCAACGCTCCACCTTGACAGGGTGCAAAGGTTCGGGCGCCGGAACAAGGGTTCTGTGGCCTCCCGGGGACTCTGTGACTTCGATCCTTTGATCCGTCCGGGCGACCCTGTATGCTCCTCGTTTTGCGGGGTACGGCATGACCCGAAAAATCGCACTTCTCGCCATCGGCGGCAACGCGCTGCTGAAGGAAAAAGAACGCGGGCTCCAAGAGGAGCAACTGGAAAACGCCCGGGAAACCTCCGAGATGCTGGCCAAGGTGGTGGCCGAAGGCTACTCCCTGTGCGTGGTGCACGGCAACGGCCCCCAGGTGGGCAACCTGCTCATCCAGCAGGAAGCGGCCTCGGGCCAGATCCCGCCCTACAGCCTGGATATCTGCGGCGCCATGACCCAGGGCTCCATGGGCTACATGATCGAGCGGATGCTCATCAACCGCCTGCGCTTCCTCAAGATTGATGCCCCCGTCACCTCCGTCCTCACGGAAGTGGTGGTGGACAAGGAGGACAAGGGCTTCCAGGACCCCACCAAGCCCGTGGGCCCCTTCTTCCCCGAATTCCGCGCCCTGGAGCTGATGCGCACCAAGAAGTGGAAGATGAAGGAGGATTCGGGCCGCGGCTGGCGCAAGGTGGTCCCCTCGCCCAATCCCATCGAGATCGTGCAGCTCGACGCCATCAAGACCCTGCTGGAATCCGGCAGTTCGGTCATCGCCGGCGGCGGCGGCGGCATCCCCGTCATCCGCGATGCCAGCGGCTTTCTGGTGGGTGTGGAAGCGGTCATCGACAAGGATCGGCTCAGCGCCCTGCTGGCCACCCAGCTGCAGGCGGATCTCTTCATCATCCTCACGGGTGTCGCCAAGGTGGCCCTCGACTTCGGCAAGCCCACCCAGCGCTGGGTGGACCGTCTTACCGCCAGCGAGGCCCGGAAGCACCTGGCCGAAGGCCAGTTCCCGCCCGGCAGCATGGGGCCCAAAATCGAAAGCGCCCTGGGTTTCCTGGACGGCGGCGGTCACGAGGTGCTCATCACCACGGCCGAGGCTCTGGCCACCGAGGATCCCGCCACCGTGGGCACGCGCATTGTGAGGGACTGACCCGCGCCACAAGGCTTTTCATCGCCCCTCTTTCATGTTCACCTGGGGGCGCACCGGAGGGCCCATGTA
This sequence is a window from Geothrix sp. PMB-07. Protein-coding genes within it:
- a CDS encoding glycine--tRNA ligase subunit alpha gives rise to the protein MHIQELILRLQRFWADRGCLVGQPYDLEKGAGTMNPLTFFGALGAKPWNVAYVEPSRRPADGRYGENPFRVYKHLQFQVILKPSPAKVQDMYIESLEALGIDLSKHDLRFEEDNWESPSLGAWGVGWQVVLDGMEISQFTYFQQVGGLDCRPVSAELTYGIERICMFLGGYDNIFDLVHGEVKTDDGVFPVTYGQMRQREEFELSAYSFEHADLDLHRTLFEAFEKEGWRLLKDHGHFLSAYEQALKMSHTFNVLDARGAVSTTERPGIIKRVRDLACACAKAYLEHEEGSSTDSTDGTDSKSKLQGGVK
- a CDS encoding GNAT family N-acetyltransferase, with protein sequence MQIRPALPTDAQELALLGERLWRETYTGLIPASNLELHLAATFGPAQQAVELAEPINLTLALEVDGRLLGYALLRAHGPEPDHPGCSFSRPLEVARFYVDKSLHGSGAAAQLMAAVFAHAATAGHDGVWLQVWEQNPRAIRFYAKAGFLDAGDATYRIGKQVDRDRLLVHALMVREL
- a CDS encoding RDD family protein — encoded protein: MDPHSDQQTYDVEAATRLSRLGAALIDGLVSFAPVGAVAVLLPVALLGGKLGALLGVLVVAAVVALGVLITQIVLLAGHGQTIGKKVLGIRMITSDGSTPSIWRVFFLRWLPFAVVAAVVQLVLKVQGSGGLIHLLDVVFIFQPTRRCLHDLFADTHVIKA
- a CDS encoding carbamate kinase encodes the protein MTRKIALLAIGGNALLKEKERGLQEEQLENARETSEMLAKVVAEGYSLCVVHGNGPQVGNLLIQQEAASGQIPPYSLDICGAMTQGSMGYMIERMLINRLRFLKIDAPVTSVLTEVVVDKEDKGFQDPTKPVGPFFPEFRALELMRTKKWKMKEDSGRGWRKVVPSPNPIEIVQLDAIKTLLESGSSVIAGGGGGIPVIRDASGFLVGVEAVIDKDRLSALLATQLQADLFIILTGVAKVALDFGKPTQRWVDRLTASEARKHLAEGQFPPGSMGPKIESALGFLDGGGHEVLITTAEALATEDPATVGTRIVRD